The DNA segment CTCACCGAGAAAGAACCACGAGCCTTTCTGCTGATTGATGATACAGGTATTTTTGCCAAACCAGCCGATGCCGGCATATTTAGCAAAGACTCGATCTACCACAGGACCGGTGTCCACATAAAGTCGGTTGATGACTTCCTCAGAACTTTCTTCTTTGATAAAGTTGATTAATTGAAAAAGCTTTTTTTGAATGACATCGTGGTAATCATCACCCCAGGCGTAACGTGATATCCAGCCGCGGCTTGGGTCATTTTGTTCTGTCGATAGGGGGTGGGAGGTATGATAAATCATTGCGCAGACAACCACAGATTTTGCTTCAGTAACTACCTCTCTGACATCTGTTCTTTTGTCGGGATCGCGAGCTAAGTATTCCATTTTACCGGCGTAACCGGCTTCAACCCACTCCTTATAGAAGGAGAGCTCAGGCACTGGCTCTACCGGTGCGACTCCCACCAACTCGAAGCCCAGAAGTTGTGCTTTTTGTTTAATTTTTTCGGTGAGTGTCATACTTAAATCTTAAGCTGAATTGTTTCCTCTTCGATTTGCACTTGGAAACATTTTACTTTTGTATTCGGATCGACGGTATTTTCACCGGTAGTGACATCAAACTGCCAGAAATGCCAGGGACAGGTGATGATTTTTCCATCTAAGTCGCCATCGCCGAGTGGGCCGCCCTCGTGCAAACAAGTGTTGTCGGTGGCATAAAAGGTGCCCTCGACGTTGTATAAAGCCAGAGTCTTACCACTTGCCTCGACAATTTTGCATTCGCCCGGCTTGAGTTCGTCTTGATTGGCTATAGTGATGAATTCAGCCATTAAAGCTTTTCTAAGTTACTAGTTTTAAGGCGTTCAATATAGCTAAAAGAATCGTGAAGTTCAAGATATAAATACGTTCGGCGGGCTGGTATTTTTAACTTTGTTTTCGTAAAAGCGCTTTCTGCCGCATTCGAAACTCTCGCCGAATCTCAGCGCCTTTCCAGCGGCGTTTTTCATCTTGAGTTTCCGGAACGACGGGAGACACTTGCATCGGCCGCTTATTTTCATCAAGCGCGACAAAGGTCAAATAAGCGGAGCTTGTGTGCTTTCGTTCTCCTGTTCCTAGGTTTTCAGAAAACACTTTGGCGCCGCACTCCATTGAGGTTTTAAAAACGTGGTTCACCGAGGCTTTAATGATAATCAGCTCACCCACTTTGATCGGATGTCTGAAATCCAGGGAGTCCATGGCTGCGGTCACAACCGGACGCCGGCAATGCCGATGCGCTGCAACTGCGCAGGCGATGTCGATCAGGTGCATGACTTTACCGCCCAAGATATTGCCTAAGATATTGGCGTCATTTGGGAGGACGATCTCGGTCATTTCAACGTGGCTTTCAGAAACGGGTTTGCCTGTTTGTTTTTGTTCGGCCATATTGTTTTCCAAATTTAGAAATTAATAATGAAGGTTTATTTTCGCTGGATTGATGAAAGGATGGCTAAGCAATCTTTGAAAGGATTAACTAGGACTTTTAACTTTAAAATCCAACATAATTTGAGAGGTCACAGGTGTTTGATTTGAATCGAAACCTTTCAAAAGTTCAGGCCAGTAAATCAAAAACTAAATTCCACGCCTTCAGTTGCGACCATGGTATTTGGAAACAGCTCTTTGGCTTTTGCTTCCATGTCCGCAAGTTTATCATCGTCGTGAGACGGGTCATGGTGAAACAAAGCCAGCCTTTTTGCGCCTGCCTTACTTGCAACTTTTGCCGCCATATCATAAGTGCTGTGACCAAACCCCTGTTTGGAAAAGCTTTTGTCCAAATATTCTTCGGGGTCATATTGCGCATCGTGGATGAGCAGCTCGGTATCTTGCGCAAATTCAATTAACCGGGTGTCGTTGCCAACGTACCCCTCGGTATCGGTAGCATAAACAACGCTTTTGCCGTTTACTTCAATTTTAAAAAAGAAAACTCCAATTTTCGGATGAGCATAACTGCGCATGATTTTAACAACGACGTCTTGGGAGTTGTTTAGTTCATTCTGCCAAACCAAAGTCGGTTTATCTGAATTTTCTTTGAAAACGAGAGCATTGTTTTCATGCAGGTTGTGAAAGTTCATTTTCGCCTTAAACTCGTCTAGTTCAATCGGACTATACTGCGGCTCCATTGATTGGCTTAAAATTTCCTCTAAATCTTGAGAGAATACTTTGGGACCGTAGAAATTAATGATGCAGGAGGGTTGATAGGCGGGCAGAAAAAACGGAATGCCTTGCAAATGATCAAA comes from the candidate division KSB1 bacterium genome and includes:
- a CDS encoding Rieske 2Fe-2S domain-containing protein translates to MAEFITIANQDELKPGECKIVEASGKTLALYNVEGTFYATDNTCLHEGGPLGDGDLDGKIITCPWHFWQFDVTTGENTVDPNTKVKCFQVQIEEETIQLKI
- a CDS encoding acyl-CoA thioesterase encodes the protein MAEQKQTGKPVSESHVEMTEIVLPNDANILGNILGGKVMHLIDIACAVAAHRHCRRPVVTAAMDSLDFRHPIKVGELIIIKASVNHVFKTSMECGAKVFSENLGTGERKHTSSAYLTFVALDENKRPMQVSPVVPETQDEKRRWKGAEIRREFRMRQKALLRKQS
- a CDS encoding MBL fold metallo-hydrolase; this translates as MAENELFVRFWGVRGSHPVPGKSTLRYGGNTSCVEIRANNHIIILDAGTGIVNLGHQLLKELQNSKDSLNLTILFSHTHFDHLQGIPFFLPAYQPSCIINFYGPKVFSQDLEEILSQSMEPQYSPIELDEFKAKMNFHNLHENNALVFKENSDKPTLVWQNELNNSQDVVVKIMRSYAHPKIGVFFFKIEVNGKSVVYATDTEGYVGNDTRLIEFAQDTELLIHDAQYDPEEYLDKSFSKQGFGHSTYDMAAKVASKAGAKRLALFHHDPSHDDDKLADMEAKAKELFPNTMVATEGVEFSF